In the genome of Bordetella avium, the window CCACCGTATCCACGCGCACCGCTTCGACACCCATGCCGCGGGCCAGACTGACCCAGTCCAGCTTGGGATCGACCAGGTCCAGCATGCGCTGCGCATTGCGGCCCGGCTCTTGCACTCCGACGTTGCGCATCTCGCCATGCAGCGTCTGATAGCTGTTGTTGGCATAGACAATGGTCAGGCAGTTCAGACGCTCCCGCGCCTGCGTCCAGAGCGCCTGCACGGTATACATGCCGCTGCCGTCGGCTTGCATGGTGACGACTTTGCGATCCGGGCAGGCGACGGCGGCGCCTGCGGCCATGGGAATACCGATACCGATAGCACCGCCTGTCAGTTGGAGCCAATCGTGCGGGGCGGCATTGATGCTGTGCGAGCCGATTTCGCGGCCCTGGGTAATAGACTCATCGACCACAATGGCGTTTTCGGGCAGATGACGCATCGTGAGCAGATTGACGGCGGCGCTGGTGAGCTTGCCCGAGGTGGGCAGGGCTTCGGTCCAGCCCGGCGCGGCCAGTTGCGGCGCATCCGGCTTGATGCCCAGCTCTTCGGCCAGCCATTCCAGCGCATGCGCCAGATCCTGCTCCTGAGTGGCCAGGGTGACGGTATGGCAACCCTCGGGGGCCAGCAGGCTGGGCTTGCCGGGGTAGGCAAAGAAAGCCACCGGCGAACGCGAACCCACCAACACCAGATTGCGCACATCTTTTAGAAATTCCAGCGCCATATCCACGGGATACGGCAAACGCTCGACCGGCGCACGGCCCAGGCCGCGCTCGATGCGTCGGTTAGACGTTTCGCTGGCCAGGCGCACACCCGTCGCTTGAGCAATGCGCGCCGCCGCGGCCAGCGCCCGGCCGCGCAAAGCATCGCCACCCAGCAGCAAGGTGGTGTTTTCTCCCGACCGGATGGCAGCGGCGGCGGCGCGCACCGCGTCGCCATCAGGACGCGCGGGGCCATCGAACGCGACCGGCCGGGGCGCGGGCGTGTTGTCGGGAAGGTCGGTCCAGGCGGCGTTGGCCGGCAGGAATAAGGTGGCGACCTGACCCGGCGCCTGACGGGCAGCGCGGATGGCCTCGCCCGTGCGGGCGGCGACCGAAGCGGCGTCCTCGATCCGCCCTACCCAATGCGACATCGGACGCGCAACGGCCTCGCCATCGCTGGTGAGCGGCGCGTCGTATTGCACATGATAGGTAGCGTGATCGCCCACCACGTTGACCATCGGGGTGCGAGCGCGGCGGGCATTGTGCAGATTGGCCAGGCCGTTGCCCAGACCGGGCCCCAGGTGCAACAAAGTCGCTGCGGGTTTGTCGGCCATGCGGGCATAGCCGTCGGCCGCCCCCGTTACCACGCCTTCGAACAGGCCCAGCACGCAACGCATGCGCGGCTTGCGGTCCAGTGCGGCGACAAAGTGCATTTCCGAGGTGCCAGGGTTGGCAAAGCAAACGTCGATGTCATTGACAAGCAGGGTATCGCAAAGGCTGTCGGCGCCGTTCATGGTTCAAGGTCACAGTCAAAGAAAAAGGGCGGGCAGGCCTAGCGCCTGCCCGGTTGCCGGACATGATAGGGACAGGCCGCAACGGCCGCTAGATCCATTTCGGCGCCCCGAGATGGAACCACTCGCAGCCGTCCGCGCGAACCCAGGGTTGTAGAGCGGGTCAGGCAGGACTGAGGATCTGCCCCAGAAAAGCCTGGGCTCTTTCACTTTGCGGCGCGGTAAAAAAACGCTGCGGCGGCGCGCTCTCGACGATGCGCCCCCCATCCATGAACACCACCCTGTCACCGACCTCGCGCGCAAAACCCATCTCATGCGTGACGCAGATCATGGTCATGCCTTCGCGCGCAAGTTCGACCATTGTTTCCAGCACTTCCTTGACCATTTCCGGGTCCAGCGCCGAGGTAGGCTCGTCAAACAACATGACTTTGGGCTGCATGCATAGCGCGCGCGCAATCGCCACGCGCTGTTTTTGCCCCCCCGACAACTGGCCGGGGAATTTATCGGCCAGTTGCGGGATACGCACGCGCTGCAAATACTGCATGGCGCGCGCCTCGGCCTCGGCGGGCGCTACGCGTTTGACGCGCATGGGCGCCAAGGTGCAGTTCTGCAATACGGTCAGATGCGGAAACAAGTTGAAGTGCTGGAACACCATGCCGACATCGGCGCGGATGCGCTCGATATTGGAGAGTTGCTCATTCAGTTCAATACCATTGACGACGATATCGCCCTGCTGATGCTCTTCCAGCCGGTTGATGAGACGGATAGTGGTGGACTTCCCGGAACCCGAGGGGCCGCAGAGAATCAGTTTTTCGCCGGCATGAACGTCCAGGGAGAGGTTGTCGATAACTTTGAAATCGCCATACCATTTGGAGACACCGCGCAGGCTGATAATGGGTTGGGCGCTCATGCTTCAGGCCTTGGTAATGTCATGGTTTTCGCCGGCGCCGTTCCAGTAGCCGGGCACGGCAAGCCGTTTTTCAGAGCGTCTGAACACCCAAGACAGCACGCTGCACATACAGAAATAGATGATGCCCACCATGGTGTAGACGGTCAGCGCCTGGAAGGTTGCGCCGGCCAGCATTTCACCGGCTCGCATCAACTCGTAGACACTGATGACGGCGACCAGCGAGGTTTCCTTGATCAGCACCAGCGTGTAGTTGCCCAAGGCAGGAAACACGGTGCGCAGCGCCTGGGGCAGCACAATGTCGCGCAGCCTGTGAAAACGCGACAGGCCCAGCGCCCGCGCCGCTTCGTATTGACCGGAATCCACAGACTGGATACCGCTGCGAAACAGCTCGGCGAGGTAGGCGCCAAAGTTCAGCGTGAGGCCTAGCACCCCTGCCGTGAAGCCCCCGATCACCACCCCCATTTCGGGCAGACCGTAGTAGATGTAGAACAGTTGCAGCAACAGGGGCGTACCGCGTATGACCTCGATGTAAAAGCGGGCGGCGCGTGAGAGCACCGCCGACTTGGATAAACGGCACAGACAGACGACCAAGCCTACCGCAACCGCTAAAAACGCCGAACAGAAGAAAAGCGCCAGCGTCCAGAGCGAGCCTTCGGCCAGCGGCGTCAAATACATCTTGAGGGTGGCGATATCCATCGTCATCTCCTGCGCTTATTGGCTCATCAGATCCGCCACACCCCACTTGCGCCCGATCTCGGCCATCTCGCCGTTTTGCTTCATCGTGGCGATGGCCGCGTTCACGGCGTCGAGGAGATCTTTATTCCCCTTCTCAACGGCCAGGCCCACCTGCCACTTCTTCTCGGGGTGATAGGTCGTGTCGAGCTTCACGCCCGGGATCTTGCGGGTCTGGATTTGATAGATGATGCTAGGCGGATCGACGATGCCAAGGTCGATGCGGCCGGCGCGCACATCGGCTAACAGCGTCGCATAGTCCTGGTAGGTCGTGACCTTGGTGCCTGGCATGTCCTTGATCATATTGAACTGCACGGAATCCACGAGCACCCCCACCCGCTGGCCTTTCATGTCGCCAAAGCGGGCATAGCTTTTCTTGCTCTTGTCGCTGACGACAATGCCCTCGCCCCATTCATACACGGGCGCGCTGAAGTCGATGACGCGCGCGCGCTCTTGCGTGATAAAGAGCGGCGCGGACATGACGTCGGCCCGGCCGGATGTCAGGGTGGGGATGAGGCCCGAAAACGGCACCTCGGATAGCTTCATGCTGACCTTCAGGTGTTGGGCCACGCCCTGCGCGACATCGACCATAATGCCTTCGAGCTGGTTGCTCGCCGGGTTCTTGAAACCATGCGGCGGCGCGGAGGCCGTGGTGATGACGTTCATGCTGCCCGCAGCTCGGATCTGCTCCAAGCTGCGCGCCTGTGACAGACCCGCCGAGCACAGCAGGCTGATGGCCAACAGACTGTTGATGATGCGTTTCATCGTTTTCCCCTTGCGGTTGTTATGGCCGGCCCATTTAGGCATGGCGCCGGATAGCGGCGACGGCCAATGCAAGAAACTCCTGCATCACGGTCGCAGCCAGAAAGGCCGTGGCGCCGCCGACATCCTGAGGCGGCGATACGGTGTTCACGTCGAATGCCACGAAGTTCAGGCCCGATAGGCGCCGCAGCAGGGCCAGACCCTCCTTCGCCGTCAACCCGCCCCATTCGGGCGTACACACACCCGGCGCACAAGAAGGGTCGAAAACGTCCATATCGAAACACAGATAGACCGGACGATCGCCGACGCGGCGCTTGATCTCGTCAAGCATCGCCACCTGGTCGCGGTCAAAATCATCGAAGGGAATCACGGTATAGCCGACCTCGCGGCTATACTCGACCACACCGCCCATAAAAGAGTTGCCGCGTGTGCCCACATGAAAGCTGGCGCTTACGTCCAGCAGGGTTTCTTCGGCGGCTCGGGTAAAGGTGCTTGCCGTGTTGTAGCCGGAAACCGGGTAAGTATCGGTATGCGCATCGAAATGCAGCACTACCAGACCGGGATGACGCCGTCCCACCGCCCGCAACTGCGGCAAGGTCACTGCCCCATCTCCACCCATCGTGACAGGAATGGCGCCAGCCTCCAGGATGCGATCCACCGCTGTCTCGATCACAGGATAGGAGCGCTCGGGGTCGCCAGGCCAACACACCACATTGCCCGCATCCACGGCCCGCAAGAACTGCGCGGGGTTCTCCACGCCCGCACGGCGAAACAAATCAAAAGGCCGCAATAGCCGCGACTGTTCGCGGATGGCGTCCGGCCCCTGGCGCGATCCGACACGAAAGGGATGGGTGCCGCAATCAAACGGAATGCCCAATACACAGACCCCTGGCGCTTCATCTTGCACCGACGGCGCAGGCAGGTCCATGAAACGACTCCCTGGCGCAAACACGGTGGTGTCCGCGAGCGCGAATTCCTTTTGCAGCACAAGCCCTCCCCCAAAGCGCCGTAGCGCCTGTTTGTTTAATCATATCGTCTACCGATATGGTCATGTCATTATTGAGCGATGAGAAAACAAACGGAATTAGGGAATTCCCCGGCGGAAAGCAGGCAAGGACAGCGGAAAGGCGATGCGACCGAGCGGCGCGGAACACGATAGCGGCAAGCAGGTTTGCGGCGACCGGCGACATGCGCGAGCGCCTCGAACAGCAGCAGGCCTACACCGTGGATTGTTGTGAAGATGGCGGCCAATGGCGGGCAGGCCTGCCGATCGGCGCCAAGGGCGCATACGTTGCGTGCGCAGCTATTTTTAGCAGGCGCCAGCGCGCCGCTCTACGGCCACTGCCCTGACTGCTAAGCCTGAGTGGGCTGACATCCGCGGCCCCGCCTGCGGCCTGGCTTAAGCGCCTAGACCGGCGCTTCCATCATGTAAAAGGGCTGGGTCAGGCCGATGGTGCGCGACGCACTGATGGCATGCGCGGTCTCGACCACTTGCGGGCCGAAAACCGCCTGCGCCTCTTCGAAAGACCAACGGCTGGCTGGCACGGAAACATTGATCGCCCCCACCGGCGTACCCATCGGATCGAGGATCGGGGCGCTGACGGTGATGTCGCCCGGATAGAACTCGCTATTCGAACGCGCATAGCCATGCTGGCGGGCATAGGCCACCTCAGCCATCAGGGCGTCCAGGTCGGTGATGCTGTTGGCGGTATGGGCGCGGCGTTCGCAGGCCGCCATGAGCGCACGGGCACGATCCTCGTCCAGACGGGACAGCACCGCCCGGCCGGCGGCCGTGCAGTAAATCGGCAAGCGCTTGCCAACCGGCATGTGAACAAACATCTGCTTGTGCGTGGCAAAGCGCGCCACGTACACCATATCCAGACCATCGGGCTCAGCCAGGCTGCAGGTTTCTTCGCTGCTGCGATTAAGCAGATGCAGAAAAGGATTGCCGCCCAACACCAGGGCGCTGGTTTGCGCATAGCGCATGCCCAGCTCCAGCGAACGCGGCGACAGCGAGAATTTCTTGGTTTGCGGATGCTTGCGCAAATAGCCCAAAACCCAGAGCGTATGAGCAAAGCGCTGTACGGCGCTTTTAGACAGGCCCGTGGCCTCGGCCAACTCAGGCAGGGTTAATGCAGGACGGCCCTCACTGAAAGCAGATAGCAGCGAGATGCCTCGCGCCAGCGCGGCGACGTAAAGAGGAGAATCCTCAGCAGATGCGGACATAAGGGCACTCAGATCAGGGTGCGCATAGCGTACCGCAATCCGAACTATCCATATCGCTCACCGATGCAAATTATTTCGCACAGAGGGACCAGGCCGCTATCTTGCACGCAGCGGCACGCACGGCGGATTACGGTGTTTTGCCTTCGGCCAGGCCCGAGGTATCGAGGCTGAAGGCAGCGGCTGCGCGGCCGATACGATCGTTGACGGCATCCCAGGCCGCGTCGGTTGGCGGGGCTTCGACCCAGATACGTTCGTAGCCCTGCGCATCCAGCTCACGCAAGGTGGCGTACAGCGCCTGGGCGTAACGCGCCGGATCTGCCGGCACCCGATGCCAGATCAGCCCGTCGCCTTCCTGCGGCGGCCAGCTATAGGCCACCAGCGCAATGCGGCCATGGATTTTGCCAAGCGGACGAGAGGCCCTGTCCACCAGTTCCAGCGGGGTGCGGGGCGCATAATGCGCCTTTAAGGTGCCCGAAGCGCGCGGCGCGGCTGCATCAGGACGGCGCACCGCCACGCCAAGCACCTGGGCGATTTGTTCGGCGCTGATGTGCCCCGGGCGCAGCAGCACCGGCCCCATGCCCTGATCCAGGCGGGAAAGATCGAGAATCGTGGATTCGATACCCACCTCGGATGCGCCGCCGTCGAGCACCGGCATGCCGGCCGCCACTTCACGCGGAAATTCACTGCGGACATGAGCGGCCAGTGTGGGGGAAACATGGCCAAAGGTATTGGCGGACGGCGCAGCTACGCCGCCCTGCCCGCCCGGCTTTTGCGCGGCGAAGGCCGCCAGCAAGGCCTGCGCGACGGGGTGAGAAGGACAGCGGATGCCAATGCTGTCCTGCCCGCCGCTGACGGCCTCGCCCACACCAGGGCGGCGCTTGAGAATCAGCGTCAAGGGACCGGGCCAGAAAGCCTCGATCAGTTTGCTGGCTTCGGGCGGCACTTCGCTGGCCCAATAACCGGGATCGCCCTGCGGAGCGATATGCACGATGACAGGATGATTGGCCGGCCGGCCTTTAGCGGCATAAATGCCGGCTACGGCCTGAGCGTTCTCAGCGTCAGCGCCCAAGCCGTAAACCGTTTCCGTAGGAAAGGCGACGAGACCGCCTTCGAGCAGCCGCCGCGCGGCAGCCTGGATTTGCGCATCACTCATGATCGGGATCGGGCAGACCCAGCGCCTGCGCCACGCGGGCGGCGCCGCGCCGCGCCTCATCCAGGGTGGCGCCAACGATATTCACATGACCCATCTTGCGGCCATGCCGCGCGTCGCGCTTGCCGTAAAGATGCAACTTGGCCGCGTCCACCGACAGCGCCGCACTCCAGTCGGGCTCGCGCTGGGTTTCGCCCTCGAACCAAAGGTCGCCCAGCAGATTGAGCATGACGACCGGCGCCATGAGATCCGCACTGCCCAAGGGCAGGCCGGCCATGACCCGCGCCTGCTGCTCAAACTGGCTGGTGACACAGGCATCCATGCTGTAGTGACCGCTGTTATGCGGGCGCGGCGCGATCTCATTGACCACCAAACTGCCATCTCGCAGCACGAAAAACTCTACGCACAGCACGCCGTGATAGTCCAGGCCGCGAGCAATGGCCTGGGCCGCCGCGCGCGCCTGCGCTTGCAGGGCCGAACCCTCATCCTGGCCCACCGTCGAAACGGCCAGAATGCCATCGCGATGCACATTGCGGGCAATGGGAAAAACCACGCTGGCGCCATCGACGGCCCGCGCGATCACCACAGAAATTTCATGGTCCAGCGGCAGCAAAGCCTCCAGCACACAAGGCACGCCGCCGAACTCGGTAAAAGCCGCCAGGGCCTCTTGGCGATTGGCGACGCGGGCCTGCCCCTTGCCGTCATAACCCAGGCGCGCCACCTTGAGAATGCCAGGGAACAGCGTGTCGGGCGCCGCAACCAGGTCCGCCTCGGCGCCCACGGCGGCATGGGGAGCGACCGGAATCCCCTGCGCCGCGATAAAGCGCTTTTCGGCAATGCGGTCCTGCACCACGGCGACCGCGTCGCCAGAGGGTGTGACGCGGCATTGCGCAGCCAGCGCACGCAGGCTGTCGGCCGGCACGTTCTCGAACTCCGTCGTCACCGCCGCGCAGCGCTGCGCCAGCGCCTGAAGTCCTTGCGGATCATCGTAGGCGGCACGAATGTGCAGGTCGGCTACCATGCCGGCCGGGCACTCCTCGGCCGGGTCCAGCACCGCCACGCGGTAGCCCAGGCTTTGCGCGGCATGGCAAAACATGCGGCCCAATTGGCCTCCGCCCAGCAGGCCCAGCCAGGCGCCGGGAGCGACAAAGAGTTCGGATCGAGATTGCGACATGGTCAGGCCCGCCAGGGGCGGGAAAAACTGGGCGCTATGAAAGCGCCACGATCAAAAAAAGCCGGCAAGGCCGCAAAAGCGCAGGCCGGCGCGTCATCAGACAGGCAAGGTCATATTGCGCGCGGCCTCGGTCTGGCTGGCGCGAAAGGCAAGCAATTTGGCATGCAGCGCATCATCGGTCGTCGCGAGCGTGGCGATGGCGTGCAGCGCCGCATTGGCTGCGCCTGCCTCGCCAATGGCGAAAGTGGCCACCGGCACGCCCTTGGGCATTTGCACGATGGACAGCAGCGAATCCTCACCGCGCAGATACTTGGACGGCACGGGCACGCCGAACACCGGCACCTCCGTCAAGGCGGCCATCATGCCCGGCAAATGGGCGGCGCCGCCTGCGCCGGCAATAATGGCGCGCAGGCCGCGCTGACGGGCTACGGCGCCGTATTCGGCCATATCCTGAGGCATGCGGTGCGCGGAAATCACACGGGCCTCGAAGGGCACGCCGAAGGATTCCAGCATCGCCACCGCGTTCTTCATGACCTCCCAGTCGCTGGAAGAACCCATGATGACGCCCACCAGAGGGCTGAGGGAGGAAGAAGAAACTGCCGAGTGTTGTGTGGTCATGACCAAAAGCGCGCCGCCTGGGCAAGGATGGATAGCAACCAGGCCGGGCAATGCCCGGCCGCTAAGCCCTTTATTTTACCCGGCCCGGCGCGGCCTGCCGGGGGAAAACGCCCTAGCCGCTGTTTTCCAGGCGGAGACGGTTCTCCGGGAACCGTCTCCGTCCCGAGATCAGGCAGTCAGACGATCCAGCGCTTCGCGGTACTTGGCCGCAGTCTTTTCGAGCACGTCGGCAGGCAGGCGCGGAGCGGGAGGCGTCTTGTCCCAGGTTTGCGTTTCGAGCCAATCACGCACGAACTGCTTGTCGAAAGACGGCGGGCTGATGCCTTCGCGATAGCCGTCGGCCGGCCAGAAGCGCGAGGAGTCCGGCGTCAGGACTTCGTCCATCAGGTGCAGCGTGCCCTGATCGTCCAGACCGAATTCGAACTTGGTATCGGCAATCATGATGCCCTTGGTCGCGGCGAATTGCGCAGCCTCGCTGTACAGACGCAGCGTGACGTCGCGGATGCGCTCGGCCATTTCCTGGCCGACTTCCTTGACCACGTGCGCGAAGTCGACGTTTTCGTCGTGCATGCCGAACTCGGCCTTGGCGGCGGGCGTGAAAATGGCTTCGGGCAGCTTGCTGGCCTGATTCAGGCCGGCGGGCAGCTTGATGCCGCAAACCGCACCCGTTGCCTGATAGTCTTTCCAGCCCGAACCGATCAGGTAGCCGCGCGCGACGGCTTCGACCAGAATGGGCTTGAGACGCTTGACCACGACCGCGCGCCCCTTGACCTGCTCGACCTCGTCGGGCGCTACGACGTCTTCAGGCGCAATACCGGTCGAGTGGTTGGGCAGAATGTGGGCCAGCTTCTTGAGCCAGAACTCGGTCAGCTCGGTCAGCACCTGGCCTTTGCCCGGAATCGGGTCATCGAGAATGACGTCGAAAGCGGAGATGCGGTCGGTCACCACGATCAGCAACTTGTCGTCGCCGACCGCGTACATATCACGCACCTTGCCCCGCCCCAGAAGAGGCAGGGACTTGATGCTGGATTCATGCAAAGCGGAAGTCACGGAATGGGCCTATGGCAGTAAAGATCCCGTCGGCGGCTGACGGGAGGAGACGGCGGAGCCGGCCAGCAGGGCGATGACTGCCCCGCCGCGCACCGCCGTTTGCGCATTAGCGCAGAAAACAGCGGCGATGCGCTTATTGCACAAGCTGAGCCAGCTTGCCGGCAGCGTACTGCTGGGCAATTTCGGCCAGCGGAATCGGTTTGATCTTGCTGCCGTTGCCGGCTGCGCCGAACTCGGTGTAACGCGCCACGCAGATCGCCTTGGCGGCGGCGCGGGCGGGCTTGAGGTATTCACGCGGGTCAAACTTGCCCGGATTTTCGGCAAAGAAACGACGCACGGCGCCCGTCATGGCCAGACGGATATCGGTGTCGATGTTGATCTTGCGCACGCCATATTTGATGGCCTCCTGGATTTCCTCGACGGGCACGCCATAGGTTTCCTTCATGTCGCCGCCGAATTCGCGGATCTCGGCCAAGAGTTCCTGGGGCACGCTGGAGCTGCCGTGCATCACCAAGTGGGTATTGGGCAGGCGGGCGTGGATTTCCTTGATGCGCTTGATCGAGAGGATGTCGCCGGTGGGCTTACGCGTGAACTTGTAGGCGCCGTGGCTGGTGCCGATGGCGATGGCCAGTGCGTCGAGCTGGGTACGGCGCACAAAGTCGGCGGCCTGCTCGGGATCGGTCAGCAATTGTTCCAGCGTGAGCTTGCCGTCGGCGCCGTGACCATCTTCCTTATCGCCTTCCATGGTTTCCAGCGAGCCCAGGCAGCCCAGTTCGCCTTCCACCGTCACGCCCAGTTTGTGGGCCATGTCGACCACCTTGCGGGTCACTTCGACGTTGTATTCGTAGTCAGCGATGGTTTTGCCGTCTTCCTTCAGGGAGCCGTCCATCATGACGCTGGAAAAACCCAGATTGATGGCGCCTTGACAGACCGCCGGGGACTGCCCGTGATCCTGGTGCATGACGACCGGAATATGCGGATACGACTCGACAGCAGCCTGGATCAGGTACTTCAGAAAGCCTTCGCCCGCATATTTGCGCGCGCCGGCCGAGGCCTGCATGATGACCGGGCTGTCGGTCTCCGCAGCGGCTTCCATAATGGCCTGGACCTGCTCCAGATTGTTGACATTGAAGGCGGGGATGCCATAACCGTGCTCGGCGGCATGGTCGAGCAACTGGCGCATGGAAACGAGGGCCATAACAAGGACTCCTGAATTCTCGTATTGATGGATGATGAAATCCGGCTTAATCGCATGATTTTAGCCGTCTTTCATCCCGCGTCTTATGGGATGGCCTCAGGGCGTAACATCTTCACGCGCTTTACCTCCCCCGCGATCCGTCCCCGAGCTGACAACTAGCTGTCAGCTTTGGAGAACCATCATTCGGTCCTACGTTCCGTCCATCTGACGGACATCACCGCGGACTTCATCTGTACTTTCCATGAATACTAAAAAGCTGACACGCTATATCGGCATCTCCATGGTGCTCGGTATTGCGGTGGGTTATCTCTGCAACCGCTATGCGCAGGATGCGCAACATGCTAAGGAACTGGCCTCCTACTTCAGCATGGTGACCGACATCTTCCTGCGCCTGATCAAGATGATCATCGCGCCGCTGGTGTTCGCCACCCTGGTCTCAGGCCTGGCCAGTATGACTGACGGGGCTGCGGTCGGCCGCATCGGTTTGCGCGCCATGCTGTGGTTTATCGTCGCCTCGGCCACCTCCCTGCTGCTGGGCCTCTTGCTGGTCAATCTGTTCCAGCCCGGCGCCCAACTGGGCCTGGCCTTGCCCGACGCCAGCGCCACCACCAGCCTGAAAACCGGCGACTTCACGCTCAAGGCTTTCATTACCCATGTCTTCCCGCGCAGCATCATGGAAGCCATGGCCAACAATGAAATCCTTCAGATTCTGGTGTTCTCGCTGTTTTTCGGCGCAGCGCTTGCCTTTGTGCGGCGCAGCGGCCACACCACCATCGTTTCGGCCATTGATGAACTGGCCAAGGTGATGTTCCGCGTGACCGACTACGTCATGCGATTCGCGCCGCTGGGCGTGTTTGCCGCCATGGCGGCCGCCGTCACGACGGAAGGGCTGGGCGTGCTGGTGAGTTATGGCAAGCTGATTGGCGAGTTCTATCTCGGCCTGGCCCTGCTGTGGGCGCTGCTGTTCGGCGTGGGCTATCTCTTTTTGCGTCGTGATGTGGGCCGCCTCGGCGGGCTGATCAAAGAGCCCATCCTGCTGGCCTTCTCGACAGCCAGCAGCGAATCGGCCTACCCCAAGACCATCGAGGCGCTGACGCGCTTCGGTGTATCGCCGCGCATTTCCGGCTTCGTGCTGCCGCTAGGCTATTCCTTCAACCTGGATGGCTCCATGATGTATCAGTCCTTCGCGGTGCTTTTCATCGCGCAGGCCTATGGCATCGACATGAGCTTCACGCAGCAACTCATGCTCTTGCTCGTGCTCATGGTGACCAGCAAGGGCATGGCAGGCGTGGCGCGCGCCTCGCTGGTCGTGGTGGCCGCAACCCTGCCGATGTTCAATCTGCCAGAGGCCGGTCTGCTGCTCATCATCGGCATCGATCAGTTCTTCGATATGGGCCGTACCGCCACCAACGTGGTCGGCAACAGCCTGGCTACGGCCGTCATCGCCAAGATGGAAGGCGACCGCGCCAGCGACGACGAAATCGCGTCGGCCAGCGCCGAAGACGAGGCCCAGGCTTAAAGCAAGCGGGCGGGCTTGCCCGCCCTCGCCCCTCGGCCTACATCAGCCCAGCGCCTGCTCTTCGGTATCCGGGATCAGGCGCTTGCCCAGGCTCAAGACATCGTCGGGCGCAAAGCCCATCGACGCATAAAACTGCTGTACTGCGGCATTGTCACGGCGAATTTGCAGATTGACTTTGGGACAGCCGGCCGCCAATAGCCGCGCCTGCGCCGCCGCCATCAAGGCGCGGCCATAGCCGCGTTTCTGCCAGGCCGGATCAACCGCCAGATAGTTGATCCAACCGCGATGTCCGTCGTAGCCGGCCATCACACTGGCCACCACCCCTCCTTCGATCTCCCCCACCAAAAACCATTCCGACTGCACGGTCAGTTTGCGGGCGATATCTCTATAGGGACTATTCCAAGGCCGCGTCAGGCCGCAGACGCGCCAAAGCGCGACAACCTGCGCTTCATCGTGATGCGCATAGGGCCGGATTTTCAGGAATGCTGCGGTCATGCTGTGACTCCTTCGGGTTGAAAATTTCTTGAACCGAAGGTCAGATCTGTTCCGCGTGAAAAACAAAAAGGCCACGATTACAGATCGTGGCCTTCGGTAGGGACGCGGCGCGCGCGCTGACCAGCCACTCAACAACGTTGAGTGATTCGTCGGACAGCAATACGGGACGCGGCGGACATCGTATTCATGGGTCATAGACTACCTGCGCCCGGAGCGCCAGGCAAGTCATCTGTACGTCAACATCAAGCCTGTTGCACGCCTACTCGCGGATCAGCGCCCCCTGCCTGCGACGCCTCGCTCATGGACGGACTTTGAACGCGGCCTATTTTCCCGCCACGAGGCATTGCAGGCGCCTATTCGATGCCTGACGGAAATCTGAACAAAAACGCCTGAAACCCCTTTTTTTAAGGGGGTATCTGACACTGTCCTGAACCGAAAAACAAGGCTGTGGTTTTGCCGCAATAGTACTTACGCCTAGTCGAACAAATTCCCTTGAAC includes:
- a CDS encoding dicarboxylate/amino acid:cation symporter gives rise to the protein MNTKKLTRYIGISMVLGIAVGYLCNRYAQDAQHAKELASYFSMVTDIFLRLIKMIIAPLVFATLVSGLASMTDGAAVGRIGLRAMLWFIVASATSLLLGLLLVNLFQPGAQLGLALPDASATTSLKTGDFTLKAFITHVFPRSIMEAMANNEILQILVFSLFFGAALAFVRRSGHTTIVSAIDELAKVMFRVTDYVMRFAPLGVFAAMAAAVTTEGLGVLVSYGKLIGEFYLGLALLWALLFGVGYLFLRRDVGRLGGLIKEPILLAFSTASSESAYPKTIEALTRFGVSPRISGFVLPLGYSFNLDGSMMYQSFAVLFIAQAYGIDMSFTQQLMLLLVLMVTSKGMAGVARASLVVVAATLPMFNLPEAGLLLIIGIDQFFDMGRTATNVVGNSLATAVIAKMEGDRASDDEIASASAEDEAQA
- a CDS encoding GNAT family acetyltransferase, producing MTAAFLKIRPYAHHDEAQVVALWRVCGLTRPWNSPYRDIARKLTVQSEWFLVGEIEGGVVASVMAGYDGHRGWINYLAVDPAWQKRGYGRALMAAAQARLLAAGCPKVNLQIRRDNAAVQQFYASMGFAPDDVLSLGKRLIPDTEEQALG